From a region of the Calliphora vicina chromosome 4, idCalVici1.1, whole genome shotgun sequence genome:
- the Taf5 gene encoding transcription initiation factor TFIID subunit 5, whose protein sequence is MNSNALVNGTDSPVSGEIKPMADKRDLLALLKLIKKYNLKQTEELLCQEANIKPNELEEVDDKEITTILSSALGENVENTSSEGKPGPGSDPELYDAAYRDLRSFVDESLDIYKHELFMVLYPILVQIYFKLVSGGYAKSAREFVEKYGPDLDYYYREDLQNLLLITKRSEMDNNDWYTSMESDKFIIRMSRDAHSLFKRHIQDRKQELIADIVAKYLHFDTYEGTARSKIQCNATAGSLIGESRRQDNKIRVYYGLLKEVDFQLLTTPAPAAVEEEDDNDPDAPDKPKKKKPKKDPLFSKKSKTDPNAPSMDRIPLPELKDADKLERLKALREASKRIALNKESLPSICLYTILNSHNSVTCSEISEDSYMMAVGFTDSSIKVWSLTPSKLREMKNAEMLKDIDKDAEDVLVRMMDDRTGESARTFYGHSGPVYRCAFAPEKNMLLSCSEDTTIRLWSLHTWTCIVVFKGHLFPVWDVRFSPHGYYFASCSYDKTVRLWATDSNQPLRIFTGHLSDVDCVQFHPNSNYIASGSSDRTVRLWDVLTGQLVRLMTGHKGQINALAFSTCGRYLASGSSDHHVLVWDLSHGQLVTSLVRHTGSIQSMCFSRDGTVLAVGGLDYYLTLWDFTKLTEDYITQSTNASHNPEISEGDTYLLRAFPTKSTPFMTLHFTRRNLLLAVGTFKS, encoded by the coding sequence CCAATGGCAGATAAACGTGATTTGCTCGCTTTGCTCAAACTTATCAAGAAATATAATCTTAAACAAACGGAGGAGTTACTGTGCCAGGAGGCAAATATCAAACCCAATGAATTGGAAGAAGTAGATGATAAAGAAATAACAACGATATTATCATCGGCCTTGGGAGAAAATGTGGAGAATACCAGTTCTGAAGGTAAACCAGGTCCCGGAAGTGATCCTGAGTTGTATGATGCAGCCTACCGAGATTTGCGCAGTTTTGTAGATGAATCCTTAGATATTTATAAGCACGAATTGTTTATGGTGCTATATCCCATACTAGTGCAAATATATTTCAAGCTGGTATCCGGGGGTTATGCAAAATCTGCTAGAGAGTTTGTGGAGAAATATGGGCCTGACTTGGACTATTATTATCGGGAAGATTTACAAAATCTTTTACTTATTACTAAACGCTCTGAAATGGATAATAATGATTGGTACACCTCAATGGAATCGGATAAATTTATTATTCGCATGTCCCGCGACGCACATTCGTTGTTCAAACGTCACATACAGGACCGCAAACAAGAGCTGATAGCCGATATTGTGGCAAAGTATTTACACTTTGATACTTACGAGGGCACTGCCAGATCCAAAATCCAGTGTAATGCTACTGCAGGATCTTTGATTGGAGAATCTCGTAGACAGGATAATAAAATTAGGGTCTACTATGGCCTACTAAAGGAAGTAGACTTCCAATTATTAACAACTCCTGCTCCAGCGGCTGTTGAAGAAGAAGATGATAATGATCCTGATGCTCCAGATAAGCCCAAAAAGAAAAAACCTAAGAAAGATccactattttcaaaaaagtcgaAAACAGATCCCAATGCTCCTTCCATGGACCGCATACCTTTGCCTGAGCTTAAAGATGCCGATAAATTAGAAAGGCTTAAGGCCTTAAGAGAAGCCTCTAAACGCATAGCACTCAATAAAGAATCATTGCCCTCAATTTGCTTATACACCATTTTAAACTCTCACAATAGTGTTACATGTTCTGAAATTTCGGAAGATTCCTATATGATGGCCGTTGGTTTTACCGATTCTAGCATTAAAGTATGGTCTTTGACACCCTCAAAATTGagggaaatgaaaaatgcgGAAATGCTTAAGGACATAGATAAAGATGCGGAAGATGTTTTAGTTCGCATGATGGACGATAGAACCGGTGAATCGGCTAGAACATTTTATGGGCACAGTGGACCAGTATATAGATGCGCTTTTGCTccagaaaaaaatatgttactCTCCTGCTCAGAAGACACAACTATACGATTGTGGTCTTTGCATACTTGGACTTGTATAGTTGTTTTTAAAGGTCATTTGTTTCCTGTTTGGGATGTACGATTTTCACCACACGGTTATTATTTTGCCTCTTGTTCGTATGATAAAACTGTACGTCTTTGGGCTACCGATTCTAATCAACCTTTAAGAATATTTACGGGTCATCTTTCGGACGTTGACTGTGTGCAGTTTCATCCCAACTCGAACTACATAGCCAGCGGCTCTAGTGATAGAACTGTTCGGCTATGGGATGTTTTAACGGGACAACTGGTGCGTCTTATGACAGGTCACAAAGGACAAATAAATGCTTTGGCTTTTTCAACTTGTGGGCGTTATTTAGCTTCTGGCTCCTCGGATCATCATGTCCTAGTATGGGATCTATCGCACGGTCAATTGGTCACCTCTTTAGTTAGACATACTGGCTCTATACAAAGTATGTGCTTCAGCAGAGATGGCACTGTATTGGCAGTGGGAGGTCTGGACTATTATTTAACTCTATGGGACTTTACAAAATTGACCGAAGACTATATAACACAAAGCACCAACGCCTCGCATAATCCCGAGATTAGCGAAGGCGATACTTATTTATTGAGGGCTTTTCCCACCAAGTCGACACCGTTTATGACGTTACATTTCACACGACGTAACTTGCTATTAGCTGTGGGCACATTCAAATCATAA
- the gkt gene encoding probable tyrosyl-DNA phosphodiesterase yields MSSKLKPCPYLEKCYRKNPIHFGEFSHPHLDNIYKMGMDPKTSKYNIPTELTSNSDIILQQIKLLEKLFPKDASNPRKKEENTQGPSTSQTNQQLKADKNKPCDKRSKSPQPTSSTARQASDDSNLAKKQKITRNIKDYIPVVVEKGQMANKLEAAAPYNFFLTAITDAKATHNEPLTVTMQEILDESLGIIESSVQINFMVDIGWLLGHYYFAGILNTPLLVLYGDDTPELLSIDKHKPQVTAIKIKMPTPFATSHSKVMLLGYKDGSMRVVVSTANLYEDDWHNRTQGIWISPLCSAMSEEADTASGESPTNFRQDLMLYLVEYKCAKLQPWIARIRKCDFSAINVFFIGSVPGGHREGPRGHPWGHPRVASLLQKHCAPVDEKIPVVCQSSSIGSLGVNVQAWIQHDFLNSLRRDGMPLGIRQLPPFKMIYPSYSNVSRSHDGMLGGGCLPYSKNTNDKQPWLKTYLQQWSSKLRHRSRAMPHIKSYTRYNLEDRSVYWFILTSANLSKAAWGCYNKNVNISPCLRIANYEVGVLFLPKFVIGEDTFPLGAPRDGIPPFPLPYDVPLTPYGTDDKPFLMDYLHM; encoded by the exons atgtCGTCTAAGTTAAAGCCGTGTCCTTATTTGGAAAAATGTTACCGCAAGAATCCGATCCACTTTGGAGAATTTTCTCATCCTCACT TGGATAATATCTACAAGATGGGAATGGACCCCAAAACTAGTAAATATAATATACCTACGGAGTTGACTTCCAATAGTGATATCATTTTGCAGCAAATTAAATTGCTAGAAAAACTTTTTCCTAAAGATGCATCCAACCCCAGAAAGAAAGAAGAGAATACTCAAGGTCCGTCAACCTCgcaaacaaaccaacaattAAAAGCAGACAAAAATAAGCCATGTGATAAACGTTCCAAATCACCACAGCCTACTTCGTCTACAGCGAGACAAGCAAGTGATGATTCAAATTTGgccaagaaacaaaaaataacacgCAACATTAAGGACTACATACCCGTCGTGGTAGAGAAGGGACAAATGGCAAACAAATTGGAAGCGGCTGCTCCATACAATTTCTTCTTAACAGCCATAACGGATGCTAAGGCTACACATAATGAGCCACTGACAGTTACTATGCAAG aaattttagaTGAAAGTTTGGGCATTATAGAAAGTTCtgtgcaaataaattttatggtgGATATTGGATGGCTTTTGGGTCATTATTATTTTGCAGgcatttt gaATACTCCACTTTTAGTTTTATATGGTGATGACACACCTGAATTACTATCTATAGATAAGCATAAGCCACAGGTAACTgcgattaaaattaaaatgccaACTCCCTTCGCTACTTCACATTCCAAAGTTATGTTATTGGGTTACAAAGATGGATCCATGAGGGTGGTTGTATCGACTGCCAATCTATATGAGGATGATTGGCATAATCGTACTCAAGGTATATGGATAAGTCCACTCTGTTCGGCTATGTCCGAAGAAGCAGATACAGCATCCGGTGAAAGTCCTACAAATTTTCGACAAGATTTAATGCTTTATTTGGTGGAGTATAAATGTGCCAAATTGCAGCCTTGGATTGCACGTATTAGAAAGTGTGATTTTAGTGCTATAAA TGTTTTCTTTATCGGTTCCGTACCCGGCGGACATCGCGAAGGACCACGTGGACACCCCTGGGGACATCCACGTGTTGCCAGCCTTCTGCAAAAACATTGCGCGCCAGTAGATGAAAAAATTCCCGTTGTATGTCAAAGTTCAAGTATTGGTAGTTTGGGTGTCAATGTTCAAGCATGGATACAACAtgattttctaaatagtttACGTCGAGATGGCATGCCTTTGGGTATACGACAATTGCCaccatttaaaatgatttaCCCTAGTTATAGCAATGTCAGTCGTAGTCATGATGGCATGTTGGGCGGTGGCTGTTTGCCCTATAGTAAAAATACCAACGATAAACAACCTTGGCTTAAAACATACCTACAACAGTGGAGTTCAAAACTGCGTCATCGTTCTCGCGCTATGCCACATATAAAATCCTACACCAGATATAATTTAGAAGACAGATCTGTATATTGGTTCATTTTAACATCAGCCAATCTGTCGAAGGCAGCTTGGGGTTGctataataaaaatgtcaatataTCGCCTTGCTTACGTATTGCTAATTATGAAGTGGGTGTTTTGTTTTTACCTAAGTTTGTG attgGCGAGGATACATTTCCTTTGGGCGCACCACGTGATGGTATACCACCATTTCCTCTGCCATATGATGTACCTTTAACACCATACGGCACTGATGATAAACCATTTCTTATGGATTATCTGCATATGTAA
- the LOC135959116 gene encoding protein phosphatase PTC7 homolog, translating to MHSSLSWTSRLISRALRNGFSTLIETATNATASGGLNKARPHFISVVCGFPKDFLTSKYKPGKYGEDSWFKTSTSNADVLGVADGVGGWRSYGIDPGEFSSFLMKTCERLVHCVNFNPQRPVNLLAYSYCELLEQKKPILGSSTACVLVLNRENSTVYTANIGDSGFMVVRKGEIVHKSEEQQHYFNTPFQLSLPPPGHDHNVLSDSPDSADTLSFPVKEGDVILVATDGVFDNVPEKLLLDVLKEVEGVTDPVKLQMTANSLALMARSLSFDSDFMSPFAINARRNNINATGGKPDDITVVLATVAM from the exons ATGCACTCTTCCCTCAGTTGGACTTCGAGACTTATTTCGCGTGCCCTGCGCAATGGATTCTCCACACTAATCGAAACAGCTACAAATGCAACCGCTTCTGGAGGGTTAAATAAAGCTCGTCCTCATTTCATATCAGTAGTGTGCGGTTTTCCAAAAGATTTTTTAACCTCTAAATACAAACCTGGTAAATATGGAGAGGACTCTTGGTTCAAGACATCTACATCAAATGCTGATGTTTTAG GCGTTGCTGATGGTGTGGGTGGCTGGCGTAGTTATGGTATTGATCCTGGAGAGTTTTCatcatttttaatgaaaacatgTGAACGTCTAGTCCACTGCGTAAATTTCAATCCACAACGACCTGTTAATCTATTAGCATATAGTTATTGCGAATTATTGGAACAAAAGAAACCTATACTAG GTAGCAGTACTGCTTGTGTTTTAGTATTGAATCGTGAGAACTCCACGGTTTATACGGCGAATATCGGTGACAGCGGATTTATGGTCGTACGCAAGGGCGAAATTGTTCATAAATCAGAAGAACAACAACATTATTTTAATACACCCTTCCAGTTGTCTCTGCCACCACCCGGCCATGATCACAACGTCTTAAGTGATAGTCCAGATTCGGCGGATACCTTAAGTTTCCCCGTTAAAGAGGGTGATGTTATTTTAGTTGCCACAGACGGTGTCTTCGATAATGTTCCAGAAAAACTCTTATTGGATGTTTTAAAGGAG GTTGAGGGCGTCACAGATCCTGTCAAATTACAGATGACTGCCAACTCGCTGGCGCTGATGGCGCGTTCATTGTCATTTGATAGTGACTTTATGTCACCGTTTGCTATTAATGCTAGACGCAATAATATAAATGCAACGG GAGGTAAACCTGATGATATAACTGTGGTACTCGCAACTGTAGCAAtgtaa
- the St4 gene encoding sulfotransferase 1C4, with protein sequence MNFTCTLNILFICIVHSSVANRMAALNTKLKFPYEISRIDEKTNSELLKYFHGEKDGFVQVGPEKYFFPLKYKHEAESYYNFQARPNDVWVVTFPRSGTTWTQELVWLVANNLDFETAQKMPLTQRFPFFEFQLFMHPVIKEELLKQNALSESNQNFIETISMPGYKLLSDMPTSQRRFIKSHFPFSLLPPSVMEQKSKLIYVARRPKDVAVSFYHLNRLFRTQGYVGDFERYWGYFEKSLNPWMPYYSHLKEAMQHKNDSNVLYLQYEDMVANLEGSIKQIANFLDCSLDESKMDMLLAHLNITNFRNNPAVNSQELSEVGVLNKSQDGFVRKGVVGASENEFRKVPGLLERAEKWIEENEKNILK encoded by the exons atgaatttcacTTGCACTCTTAACATTTTATTCATATGCATTGTGCATTCATCAGTGGCTAATAGAATGGCggcattaaatacaaaattaaaatttccctaTGAAATTTCTCGAATCGATGAAAAAACCAACAGTgaactattaaaatattttcatg GGGAAAAAGATGGTTTTGTGCAAGTCGGTCCAGAGAAATATTTCTTTCCGTTAAAGTACAAACATGAGGCTGAATCATATTACAATTTTCAAGCCCGTCCTAATGACGTATGGGTGGTTACTTTCCCCCGTTCGGGTACAACATGGACTCAAGAGTTGGTGTGGTTGGTGGCAAATAATTTAGATTTTGAAACGGCACAAAAAATGCCATTAACACAACGATTTCCATTTTTCGA attCCAATTGTTTATGCATCCCGTTATTAAAGAAGAACTTTTGAAACAAAATGCTCTTAGTGAAAGTAATCAGAACTTTATAGAGACCATATCAATGCCAGGCTATAAACTTCTTTCGGATATGCCAACCTCACAAAGGCGTTTTATAAAATCACACTTTCCATTCTCTTTATTGCCACCCAGTGTTATGGAACAAAAAAGTAAA CTAATTTATGTGGCTCGCCGACCCAAAGATGTGGCCGTTTCTTTCTATCATCTAAATCGTTTGTTTCGTACCCAAGGATATGTGGGTGATTTTGAACGTTATTGgggatattttgaaaaaagcctAA ATCCTTGGATGCCTTATTACAGCCATTTGAAAGAGGCAATGCAGCACAAAAACGACTCAAATGTTTTGTATCTTCAATACGAGGATATGGTGGCAAATCTTGAAGGttctattaaacaaattgcaaactttttagattgttcttTGGACGAATCGAAAATGGACATGTTGCTTGCACATTTAAATATTACGAATTTTCGCAATAATCCTGCTGTGAATAGTCAAGAGTTGAGTGAAGTGGGCGTTTTGAATAAATCGCAAGATGGCTTTGTTAGGAAGGGAGTAGTTGGTGCGTCAGAGAATGAGTTTCGTAAAGTGCCTGGCCTTTTAGAAAGAGCTGAAAAGTGGATAGAAGAAAATGAAAAGaacattttaaagtaa
- the LOC135957925 gene encoding INO80 complex subunit E, giving the protein MLDGWYCRTLANEQQAAQQNDNNEQNMGLNDDTDSESQDNEESRQGGGATSSNVDYKNQYRYLKRKLKFLIYENEFFQDALRSNQRRLLKVSRDRAFLLDRLLQYEKPENTSSESEETEESSEDEATKEVKKRKLEQSVNGSSTGSARGRKKKNSVPAPVNESTDQVSNPAYNHIDVVAVSQQAQAEVERQLSKRSVMDLIPERAPATVPAEMFSNEPSLDSEPTDHLIDGSSPTHVAAEECVPMEYSN; this is encoded by the exons ATGTTAGACGGTTGGTATTGTCGTACGCTGGCCAATGAACAACAAGCAGCTCAACAGAACGataataatgaacaaaatatgGGACTGAACGACGATACTGATTCAGAAAGTCAAGATAATGAGGAAAGTAGACAGGGTGGTGGAGCAACCAGCAGCAATGTGGATTATAAGAACCAGTATCGCTATTTGAAgagaaaactgaaatttttgaTATAC GAAAATGAATTCTTCCAAGATGCTTTAAGATCAAATCAAAGACGTTTGCTTAAAGTCTCAAGGGATAGAGCATTTCTCCTAGATCGTCTTCTGCAATATGAGAAACCAGAAAATACTTCATCAGAAAGTGAAGAAACCGAAGAATCTTCTGAGGACGAGGCTACAAAGGAAGTTAAAAA ACGCAAACTAGAACAAAGTGTAAACGGCTCTTCAACCGGATCAGCACGAGGTCGCAAAAAGAAAAACTCCGTCCCAGCTCCAGTTAATGAGTCTACCGATCAGGTATCAAACCCAGCATACAATCACATAGATGTTGTGGCAGTCAGTCAACAAGCTCAGGCAGAGGTTGAGAGACAACTATCCAAACGTTCTGTTATGGATTTGATTCCGGAAAGAGCCCCAGCTACAGTACCAGCAGAAATGTTCAGTAATGAACCTTCTTTGGATAGTGAACCCACAGACCATTTGATAGATGGCTCATCTCCTACACATGTAGCAGCCGAAGAATGTGTTCCCATGGAATACAGCAATTAA